In a single window of the Candidatus Krumholzibacteriia bacterium genome:
- a CDS encoding Gfo/Idh/MocA family oxidoreductase, whose protein sequence is MTVRFGLIGPGRIADRRLAPALRHVEGAQLWSVLSRDPERAAAFAHEHEAAAAQPTPATLDTMLADDELDAVIVATPDKLHAEQAVAAARAGKHVFVEKPM, encoded by the coding sequence ATGACCGTCCGCTTCGGCCTGATCGGCCCCGGCAGGATCGCCGACCGTCGCCTCGCTCCCGCCCTGCGACACGTCGAGGGCGCGCAGCTGTGGTCGGTGCTGAGCCGCGACCCCGAACGCGCCGCCGCCTTCGCGCACGAACACGAGGCCGCGGCGGCGCAACCGACACCGGCCACGCTCGACACGATGCTCGCCGACGACGAACTCGATGCGGTGATCGTCGCCACGCCCGACAAGCTGCACGCCGAGCAGGCCGTGGCCGCCGCGCGCGCGGGCAAGCACGTATTCGTCGAAAAACCCATG